The following proteins are encoded in a genomic region of Saccharopolyspora antimicrobica:
- a CDS encoding cytochrome P450, whose protein sequence is MTDTVPVPHGLSQERDAGPFDPSSQISRLRRARPVSPLIFPDGHEGWLITGYDEVRQAMADTRLSSRLDLGVVHALDAPPGMPAATEPAPQIPGMFVAMDPPDHTRLRRRLTGAFTVKRMKSLEAHIAEIVERQLDHLAGLPRPVDLVAEFALPVPSLVICEMLGVPYADRDIFQSNYAQFMVKEQAIEEKMGAYVALNTYLAELVASKRAEPGEDILSDLARHEDLTAEELTGVAFLLLLAGHETTANMLGLGTFALLENPAQLAELRADPELLPGAVEELLRYLSVGDVFYRYAAEDVEIGGVTINKGSTVVLSLLAANHDPRRFDDPDSLDVHRNARGHLAFGHGIHQCLGQQLARIEMRAGFGGLLRRFPDLALAIPASEVKLRTDMNIYGVHELPVTW, encoded by the coding sequence ATGACCGACACGGTTCCCGTTCCGCACGGCCTTTCCCAGGAACGCGATGCGGGTCCCTTCGACCCGTCCAGCCAGATCTCCCGCCTGCGCCGGGCCCGGCCGGTCAGCCCGCTGATCTTCCCGGACGGCCACGAGGGCTGGCTGATCACCGGCTACGACGAGGTCCGCCAGGCCATGGCCGACACCCGGCTCAGCTCCCGCCTGGACCTCGGCGTCGTCCACGCGCTCGACGCCCCGCCCGGCATGCCGGCCGCCACCGAACCGGCGCCGCAGATCCCGGGCATGTTCGTCGCGATGGACCCGCCGGACCACACCAGGCTGCGGCGCAGGCTCACCGGGGCCTTCACCGTCAAGCGGATGAAGTCGCTCGAAGCGCACATCGCCGAGATCGTCGAGCGGCAGCTGGACCACCTGGCGGGCCTGCCCCGGCCGGTGGACCTCGTCGCGGAGTTCGCGCTGCCGGTGCCGTCGCTGGTGATCTGCGAAATGCTCGGCGTGCCCTACGCCGACCGGGACATCTTCCAGTCCAACTACGCCCAGTTCATGGTCAAGGAGCAGGCGATCGAGGAGAAGATGGGCGCCTACGTCGCGCTGAACACCTACCTCGCCGAACTGGTGGCGAGCAAGCGCGCCGAGCCGGGGGAGGACATCCTGTCCGACCTGGCCCGCCACGAGGACCTCACCGCGGAGGAGCTGACCGGAGTGGCGTTCCTGCTGCTGCTCGCCGGCCACGAGACCACCGCGAACATGCTCGGGCTGGGCACCTTCGCGCTGCTGGAGAACCCCGCGCAGCTCGCCGAGCTGCGCGCCGACCCTGAGCTGCTGCCCGGCGCGGTCGAAGAACTCCTGCGCTACCTGTCCGTCGGCGACGTGTTCTACCGCTACGCCGCGGAGGACGTCGAGATCGGCGGGGTGACGATCAACAAGGGATCGACCGTCGTGCTGTCCCTGCTCGCGGCCAACCACGACCCGCGGCGCTTCGACGACCCCGATTCCCTGGACGTGCACCGAAACGCCCGCGGTCACCTGGCCTTCGGCCACGGCATCCACCAGTGCCTGGGCCAGCAACTGGCCCGCATCGAGATGCGAGCCGGTTTCGGCGGCCTGCTCCGCCGCTTCCCGGACCTCGCCCTCGCGATCCCCGCGTCCGAGGTGAAGCTCCGAACCGACATGAACATCTACGGAGTCCACGAACTGCCGGTCACCTGGTAG
- a CDS encoding BTAD domain-containing putative transcriptional regulator, with protein sequence MKIGMLGPFEVRTDDDFPIDVPGARLRGLLIALALAPGRVVPKTALIDWIWGEQPPAGAANALQRLISRLRKSLPADAVEGHPSGYRLAVEPDAVDAVRFERLLAKARDAGDPRLLREALALWRGAAMQDVELPDSAAFDAEITRLETLRLAALEDRFDAEIGLGRGAELVAELTGLVAAHPLRERLAAALMRALVATGRDTEALLVYENTRNALADALGADPSPELSALHVALLRGEREADRKTNLRAELTSYVGKDADVAAVGELVAGHRLTTLIGPGGSGKTRLAVESARTLLGGLPDGAWLVELAGDDGDVASSALTALGQRGALLGEAPDAGPADRLIAAVREREMLLVLDNCEHVIDSAANFAHRVLGECPRLRILATSREPLGITGEALWPVAPLDLPAPDAGPERIESSAAVRLLRDRAGAVRKDLAGDARALATMARICRALDGMPLAIELAAARLRTMSLDQLADRLDDRFRLLTGGSRTALPRHRTLRAVIDWSWELLTDAERIVLRRLSAFSGGASLEAAEQVCAGGSVEPDHVLELLTALTEKSLVLVEGDRYRMLGTIQEYAALRLSEAAESDSVRRAHLAYFTELAEIADPHLRRAEQLEWLAALEVEHANIATAMRGALAAGDAEGAMRLAAAAGWYWWLGGHKAEGSELILAAAGMPGEVPAEIRAVVYAFLVNFVSTGALSDQHQTAEWITKAYEAGRGVRSGHPALRFVAPLERMLHAPEKAVLAFEPLLVDEDPWVRALARLHVGKTRIMLGHDGWEADVHLEEALTEFRATGERWGLSFALSELANRTAVRGEFTSACGFYEQAIDVVSEFGAIDDVVRMRARQAQLHWLSGDAHASAAAMAEAHRAAERAAWPPVLAELALAEAGLARLRGDEEQARRQIDVATALLGDGAGRANVRAEVHDLLGYLAADLDEAHHHRSSAFHAASEAGYAPMIAQVLVGIADLALRRQQHEQAAQLLAASSDVRGLPDLSLPDADRIEQAVRRSLGDARFSEAVREGAQASWHELAEAALAR encoded by the coding sequence GTGAAGATCGGGATGCTCGGACCGTTCGAGGTCCGCACGGATGACGACTTCCCGATCGACGTGCCGGGCGCCCGGCTGCGCGGGCTGCTGATCGCGCTCGCGCTCGCGCCGGGCCGGGTGGTCCCGAAAACCGCGCTCATCGACTGGATCTGGGGCGAGCAGCCGCCCGCCGGTGCCGCGAACGCCTTGCAGCGCCTGATTTCCCGGCTGCGGAAGTCACTGCCCGCCGACGCGGTCGAAGGCCACCCGAGTGGCTACCGGCTGGCGGTGGAACCCGACGCCGTCGATGCCGTGCGCTTCGAACGGCTCCTCGCCAAAGCCCGCGATGCCGGCGATCCACGACTGCTGCGCGAGGCCCTCGCGCTGTGGCGTGGTGCGGCCATGCAGGACGTCGAACTGCCGGACAGCGCGGCGTTCGACGCGGAGATCACCCGGCTGGAGACGCTGCGCCTGGCCGCCCTGGAAGACCGGTTCGACGCGGAGATCGGCCTCGGGCGCGGTGCCGAGCTGGTCGCGGAGCTGACCGGTCTGGTGGCCGCGCACCCGCTGCGGGAACGGCTCGCCGCCGCGTTGATGCGCGCTCTCGTCGCGACCGGCCGCGACACCGAAGCGCTGCTCGTGTACGAGAACACGCGGAACGCCCTGGCCGACGCGCTGGGAGCCGACCCGTCACCGGAGCTGTCGGCGCTGCACGTCGCACTGCTGCGCGGCGAGCGGGAGGCCGACCGCAAGACCAACCTGCGCGCCGAGCTGACCAGCTACGTGGGCAAGGACGCGGACGTCGCCGCGGTCGGCGAGCTCGTCGCCGGGCACCGGCTGACCACGCTGATCGGGCCGGGTGGCTCGGGGAAGACCCGGCTGGCCGTCGAATCCGCCCGCACGCTCCTCGGTGGGCTGCCGGACGGGGCCTGGCTCGTCGAGCTCGCGGGCGATGACGGCGACGTGGCGAGCTCGGCGCTCACCGCGCTCGGACAGCGAGGTGCGCTGCTCGGCGAGGCACCGGACGCCGGACCGGCCGACCGGCTCATCGCCGCGGTGCGCGAGCGGGAGATGCTGCTCGTCCTGGACAACTGCGAGCACGTGATCGACTCGGCGGCGAACTTCGCCCACCGGGTGCTCGGGGAATGCCCGCGGCTGCGGATCCTCGCGACGAGCCGGGAACCGCTCGGCATCACCGGCGAGGCGCTGTGGCCCGTCGCGCCGCTGGACCTGCCCGCGCCCGACGCCGGCCCGGAGCGGATCGAGTCCTCCGCGGCCGTCCGGCTGCTGCGGGACCGGGCCGGCGCGGTGCGCAAGGATCTCGCCGGCGATGCCCGCGCGCTGGCGACCATGGCGCGCATCTGCCGGGCGCTGGACGGCATGCCGCTGGCGATCGAGCTCGCCGCGGCCAGGTTGCGCACCATGTCGCTCGATCAGCTCGCCGACCGGCTCGACGACCGGTTCCGCTTGCTGACCGGCGGCAGCCGCACGGCGCTGCCGCGGCACCGGACGCTGCGCGCGGTGATCGACTGGAGCTGGGAACTGCTCACCGATGCCGAACGGATCGTGCTGCGCAGGCTCTCGGCGTTCTCCGGCGGCGCGAGCCTGGAGGCGGCCGAACAGGTATGCGCAGGCGGGTCGGTCGAGCCGGATCACGTGCTCGAACTGCTGACCGCGCTGACCGAGAAATCGCTGGTGCTCGTCGAAGGCGACCGCTACCGGATGCTCGGCACCATCCAGGAGTACGCCGCGCTCCGGCTCTCGGAGGCGGCCGAATCGGACTCCGTGCGCCGTGCTCACCTCGCGTACTTCACCGAGCTCGCCGAAATCGCCGACCCGCACCTCCGCCGCGCCGAGCAGCTGGAATGGCTGGCCGCGCTGGAGGTCGAGCACGCCAACATCGCCACCGCGATGCGCGGAGCGCTCGCCGCGGGCGATGCGGAGGGCGCGATGCGGCTCGCCGCCGCGGCGGGCTGGTACTGGTGGCTCGGCGGGCACAAGGCCGAAGGCAGCGAACTGATCCTCGCCGCTGCCGGCATGCCCGGAGAAGTGCCTGCCGAGATCAGGGCTGTGGTGTACGCGTTCCTCGTCAACTTCGTCTCCACCGGGGCGCTGAGCGACCAGCACCAGACGGCGGAGTGGATCACCAAGGCTTACGAGGCCGGCCGGGGCGTTCGCAGCGGCCACCCCGCGCTGCGGTTCGTCGCCCCGCTGGAACGCATGCTGCACGCGCCGGAGAAGGCGGTGCTCGCATTCGAGCCGCTGCTCGTCGACGAGGATCCGTGGGTCCGCGCGCTCGCGCGGCTGCACGTCGGCAAGACGCGGATCATGCTCGGCCACGACGGCTGGGAGGCCGACGTCCACCTGGAGGAAGCGCTCACCGAGTTCCGCGCGACCGGCGAGCGGTGGGGGCTCTCCTTCGCGCTGAGCGAGCTGGCGAACCGGACCGCGGTGCGTGGCGAGTTCACCAGCGCGTGCGGGTTCTACGAGCAGGCGATCGACGTGGTCTCCGAGTTCGGGGCCATCGACGACGTAGTGCGGATGCGGGCGCGGCAGGCACAGCTGCACTGGCTGTCGGGCGATGCGCATGCCAGCGCCGCCGCCATGGCCGAGGCGCACCGGGCCGCCGAGCGGGCCGCCTGGCCCCCGGTGCTGGCCGAGCTGGCCTTGGCCGAGGCGGGGCTCGCTCGCTTGCGCGGCGACGAAGAGCAAGCGCGCAGGCAGATCGACGTCGCGACGGCGTTGCTGGGCGATGGAGCGGGGCGGGCCAACGTCCGCGCGGAGGTGCACGACCTGCTCGGCTACCTCGCAGCGGATCTCGACGAGGCCCACCACCACCGCAGCTCGGCCTTCCACGCGGCGTCCGAAGCGGGCTACGCACCCATGATCGCTCAGGTTCTCGTCGGGATCGCGGATCTGGCGCTGCGCCGCCAACAGCACGAACAGGCGGCTCAGCTGCTCGCGGCCAGCTCGGACGTGCGCGGTCTGCCGGATCTCTCCCTGCCGGACGCCGACCGGATCGAACAGGCCGTGCGACGCAGCCTCGGCGACGCGCGGTTCAGCGAGGCCGTGCGGGAAGGCGCGCAGGCGAGCTGGCACGAGCTCGCCGAGGCCGCCCTCGCCCGCTGA
- a CDS encoding class I SAM-dependent methyltransferase: MRKPNLVGAVAPSSPSLAREMASVVPSSGTPVVVELGPGTGALSGAIADRVPAGGRQVAIELDGGMVEYLRTELPWLEVVQGDAARLGELLAEIGVDKVDAVVSGLPWSIFPGQLQRDILHQVGSVLAPGGAFTTFAYVHALGMTGARQFRRRLDLSFDEVLTSHTVWRNVPPARIYVCRRPRQD, from the coding sequence GTGCGCAAGCCCAACCTGGTCGGCGCGGTCGCGCCCAGCTCCCCGAGCCTGGCCCGCGAGATGGCGTCGGTGGTGCCGTCCTCGGGCACGCCGGTGGTGGTGGAGCTCGGACCGGGCACCGGCGCGCTCAGCGGCGCGATCGCGGACCGGGTCCCGGCGGGTGGTCGCCAGGTGGCCATCGAGCTCGACGGCGGCATGGTGGAGTACCTGCGCACCGAGCTGCCGTGGCTGGAGGTCGTCCAGGGCGACGCGGCCCGGCTCGGCGAACTGCTCGCCGAGATCGGCGTCGACAAGGTGGACGCGGTGGTGAGCGGCCTGCCGTGGTCGATCTTCCCCGGCCAGCTGCAGCGCGACATCCTGCACCAGGTCGGTTCGGTGCTCGCGCCGGGCGGCGCCTTCACGACCTTCGCCTACGTGCACGCCCTGGGCATGACCGGCGCGCGCCAGTTCCGCCGCCGCCTGGACCTGAGCTTCGACGAGGTCCTGACCTCCCACACGGTGTGGCGCAACGTGCCCCCGGCCCGCATCTACGTCTGCCGGCGCCCCCGCCAGGACTGA
- a CDS encoding NAD(P)-binding domain-containing protein: protein MQLIDAVVIGAGQAGLTASYHLQRTGIDHVLLDRGSGPGGAWRNRWPSLRLGGVHGIHSLPGSEFSEADGARPAAEVVAEYFGRYEHELALPVLRPVKVDAVRDGGERLLVESSAGTWVARAVINATGTWENPFWPHYPGQQEFTGRQLHTADYRGPEEFRGQHVVVVGGGISAVEHLLEISEVAGTTWVTRRPPHFTDATFTPEDGRAAVAEVERRVRAGLPPGSVVSVTGLPNSPAVLAARERGVLDRLPMFQRITADGVAWADGTAQRADVILWATGFRPAIAHLAPLNLRAPGGGIQLDGTRAVAEPRLHLVGYGPSASTIGANRAGRAAAHAVRAEIKNSLSHPVQGPNPL, encoded by the coding sequence GTGCAGCTCATCGACGCGGTGGTGATCGGGGCCGGGCAGGCCGGGTTGACCGCCTCCTACCACCTGCAGCGGACCGGAATCGACCACGTCCTGCTCGATCGCGGGAGCGGGCCGGGCGGCGCGTGGCGCAACCGGTGGCCGTCGCTGCGCCTCGGTGGTGTGCACGGCATTCACTCCCTGCCGGGCAGCGAGTTCTCGGAGGCCGACGGCGCACGTCCGGCCGCCGAGGTCGTCGCGGAGTACTTCGGTCGCTACGAGCACGAGCTCGCGCTGCCGGTGCTGCGGCCGGTCAAGGTCGACGCGGTGCGCGACGGCGGCGAGCGGCTGCTGGTGGAGAGCTCGGCGGGAACGTGGGTAGCGCGCGCGGTGATCAACGCGACCGGCACCTGGGAGAACCCGTTCTGGCCGCACTACCCCGGGCAGCAGGAGTTCACCGGTCGCCAGCTGCACACCGCCGACTACCGCGGGCCGGAGGAGTTCCGCGGACAGCACGTCGTCGTGGTCGGCGGCGGCATCTCCGCGGTGGAGCACCTGCTGGAGATCTCCGAGGTCGCCGGGACGACGTGGGTGACGCGGCGACCGCCGCACTTCACCGACGCGACGTTCACCCCGGAGGACGGGCGGGCCGCCGTCGCCGAGGTCGAGCGCCGGGTGCGGGCGGGCCTGCCGCCCGGGAGCGTGGTCAGCGTGACCGGCCTGCCCAACAGTCCCGCGGTGCTCGCGGCGCGGGAGCGGGGCGTGCTCGACCGGCTGCCGATGTTCCAGCGGATCACCGCCGACGGAGTGGCCTGGGCCGACGGCACCGCGCAGCGCGCGGACGTGATCCTGTGGGCCACCGGGTTCCGCCCGGCCATCGCTCACCTCGCGCCGCTGAACCTGCGCGCGCCGGGCGGCGGCATCCAGCTCGACGGCACCCGTGCGGTCGCCGAACCGCGCCTGCACCTGGTCGGGTACGGGCCGTCGGCGAGCACCATCGGCGCCAACCGCGCGGGGCGGGCTGCCGCCCACGCGGTGCGGGCGGAGATCAAGAATTCCTTAAGTCACCCTGTCCAGGGACCAAATCCCCTGTGA
- a CDS encoding SAM-dependent methyltransferase, which yields MDTQSRWAQGVDIRQPSSARVYDVHLGGSHNFQVDRDLAEQAAAMMPTLPAVLRANRSFLRRAVQHLAELGVRQFLDLGSGIPTVGNVHEIAQRVDPRCRVVYVDRDLVAVEHSRAILRGNDGAVAIRADFRDVDEVLGDEQVRSVLDFDQPVAVLFFAVLHFVPDSDDPAGIVARYADALSSGSYVAISHAGSDGAESRAQASSLYNDRIGGFFLRSHATVSAMFGDLELIEPGVVDLLEWRPDPGEKRSGEPLVTGPGGVGRKP from the coding sequence GTGGACACGCAGTCGCGGTGGGCGCAGGGCGTGGACATTCGTCAGCCCAGTTCTGCCCGTGTCTACGACGTGCACCTGGGCGGCTCGCACAACTTCCAGGTGGACCGGGATCTCGCCGAGCAGGCCGCGGCGATGATGCCGACGCTGCCCGCGGTGCTGCGGGCCAACCGCTCCTTCCTGCGCCGGGCGGTGCAGCACCTCGCCGAGCTCGGCGTGCGCCAGTTCCTCGACCTGGGCTCGGGAATCCCGACCGTCGGCAACGTGCACGAGATCGCGCAGCGGGTCGACCCGCGCTGCCGGGTCGTCTACGTCGACCGGGACCTGGTCGCGGTGGAGCACAGCCGGGCGATCCTGCGCGGCAACGACGGCGCGGTGGCGATCCGCGCCGACTTCCGCGACGTCGACGAGGTGCTCGGCGACGAGCAGGTCCGGTCGGTGCTGGACTTCGACCAGCCGGTCGCGGTGCTGTTCTTCGCCGTCCTGCACTTCGTGCCCGACTCCGATGACCCGGCGGGCATCGTGGCGCGCTACGCCGACGCCCTGAGCTCCGGCAGCTACGTGGCGATCTCGCACGCGGGCAGCGACGGCGCGGAGTCCCGCGCGCAGGCCTCCTCGCTGTACAACGACCGCATCGGCGGGTTCTTCCTGCGCTCGCACGCGACGGTCTCGGCGATGTTCGGCGATCTGGAGCTGATCGAACCCGGCGTGGTGGACCTGCTCGAATGGCGGCCCGATCCGGGCGAGAAGCGGTCGGGCGAACCGCTGGTCACCGGACCCGGCGGAGTCGGCCGCAAGCCCTGA
- a CDS encoding ferredoxin gives MRIEADLDRCVGAGQCVLTAPARFDQNDEDGRVVVLQAEVDEAGAEEVREAVTVCPSQALALVEQ, from the coding sequence GTGCGGATCGAAGCGGATCTGGACCGCTGCGTCGGGGCCGGGCAGTGCGTGCTGACCGCGCCGGCGCGGTTCGACCAGAACGACGAGGACGGCAGGGTTGTGGTGCTCCAGGCCGAAGTGGACGAAGCCGGTGCGGAGGAGGTGCGCGAGGCCGTGACGGTGTGTCCGTCGCAGGCTCTCGCCCTGGTGGAGCAATGA
- a CDS encoding cytochrome P450 has translation MTEPAAAPPTAYPKPRTCPHSVDPEYARLRAERPITKVSMLGGNTAWLVTRHDLVRQVLGDTRLSSDRRHPGFPRFTVNQGNILQDLPPSMIGMDPPEHTEARRAVLGEFTVRRIEALRPRIQQIVDDRIDEVLAGPRPAELVAALSLPVPSLVICELLGVPYADHDFFQQRSSRLVHRSTPFDERLRAVRELRSYLDELVAAKERELPDDLLGRQARKQREAGEIDHPGLVSAAFLLLIAGHETTANMISLGVLALLENPEPRAEILADPAKTLPAVEELLRYFSIVEGATSRVATEDVEIGGVLVRAGEGVMALASAANRDPAAFERPDELDINRKARHHVAFGFGPHQCLGQNLARMELQIVFDTLFRRVPDLRLAVPAAEVPVKSEANVFGLYELPVTW, from the coding sequence ATGACCGAACCGGCTGCCGCCCCGCCGACCGCTTACCCGAAGCCCCGGACCTGCCCGCACTCCGTCGATCCGGAGTACGCCCGGCTGCGCGCGGAACGACCGATCACGAAGGTCTCGATGCTGGGCGGCAACACCGCCTGGCTGGTCACGAGGCACGACCTGGTGCGCCAGGTGCTCGGCGACACGCGCCTGAGCTCCGACCGCCGCCACCCGGGTTTCCCGCGCTTCACGGTGAACCAGGGGAACATCCTGCAGGACCTGCCGCCGTCGATGATCGGCATGGATCCGCCGGAGCACACCGAGGCCCGCCGCGCGGTGCTCGGCGAGTTCACGGTGCGGCGCATCGAGGCGCTGCGGCCGCGGATCCAGCAGATCGTCGACGACCGCATCGATGAGGTGCTGGCCGGTCCGCGCCCGGCCGAGCTGGTGGCAGCGCTGTCGCTGCCGGTGCCGTCGCTGGTGATCTGCGAACTGCTCGGCGTGCCCTACGCCGACCACGACTTCTTCCAGCAGCGCAGTTCCCGGCTGGTGCACCGCTCCACGCCGTTCGACGAGCGACTCCGGGCGGTGCGAGAGCTGCGGTCCTACTTGGACGAACTGGTCGCCGCCAAGGAGCGCGAGCTGCCCGACGACCTGCTCGGCAGGCAGGCGCGCAAGCAGCGCGAAGCCGGCGAGATCGACCACCCGGGCCTGGTCAGCGCGGCGTTCCTGCTGCTGATCGCCGGGCACGAGACGACGGCGAACATGATCTCGCTGGGCGTCCTCGCGCTGCTGGAGAACCCGGAGCCGCGGGCCGAGATCCTCGCGGATCCCGCCAAGACGCTGCCCGCGGTCGAGGAGCTGCTGCGCTACTTCAGCATCGTCGAGGGCGCGACCTCGCGCGTCGCTACGGAGGACGTGGAGATCGGCGGCGTGCTGGTCCGGGCGGGGGAGGGCGTGATGGCCCTGGCGTCCGCGGCCAACCGGGATCCGGCCGCCTTCGAGCGGCCCGACGAGCTCGACATCAACCGCAAGGCCCGCCACCACGTGGCCTTCGGGTTCGGCCCGCACCAGTGCCTCGGGCAGAACCTGGCGCGGATGGAGCTGCAGATCGTCTTCGACACGCTCTTCCGGCGGGTGCCCGACCTGCGGTTGGCCGTTCCGGCGGCGGAGGTGCCGGTGAAGTCCGAGGCCAACGTCTTCGGCCTCTACGAGCTGCCGGTGACCTGGTGA
- a CDS encoding TetR/AcrR family transcriptional regulator: protein MSTDTTPPLRADARRNRNRIISAARTTFAEHGTEVPMEEIARAAGVGTGTLYRRFPDRDSLIRAVGQDVFSRVLDEARAIAERETDPWRALTEFLFTATDMHVVLRLTMHSERARELLTTDPALAEVRSEMLTILDSMVRAAQESGALRPDIGSGDIALLLSMVLHGSRSAPAAVRHDAPARYLTLVLDGLQARPGTALPGRPVSGEDLSTVRPYTAE from the coding sequence ATGAGCACCGACACCACCCCGCCCCTGCGGGCTGACGCGCGCCGCAACCGGAACCGCATCATCAGCGCCGCGCGCACCACGTTCGCCGAGCACGGCACCGAGGTGCCGATGGAGGAGATCGCGCGGGCGGCCGGCGTCGGCACCGGCACGCTCTACCGGCGCTTCCCGGACCGCGACTCACTGATCCGGGCGGTCGGCCAGGACGTCTTCAGCCGGGTGCTCGACGAGGCCCGGGCGATCGCCGAGCGGGAGACCGACCCGTGGCGCGCGCTGACGGAATTCCTGTTCACCGCCACGGACATGCACGTCGTGCTGCGGCTGACCATGCACTCGGAGCGCGCCAGGGAGCTGCTGACCACCGACCCCGCGCTGGCCGAGGTCCGCAGCGAGATGCTGACCATCCTCGACTCGATGGTGCGCGCCGCGCAGGAGTCCGGCGCGCTGCGCCCGGACATCGGCAGCGGCGACATCGCCCTGCTCCTGTCGATGGTGCTGCACGGATCGCGCAGCGCCCCCGCCGCCGTCCGTCACGACGCCCCGGCGCGCTACCTGACCCTGGTGCTCGACGGCCTCCAGGCCCGTCCCGGCACCGCGCTGCCGGGACGTCCGGTGTCCGGTGAGGACCTCTCGACGGTGCGGCCCTACACCGCGGAGTGA
- a CDS encoding uracil-xanthine permease family protein: protein MRQGLGAKLGIGWRLHGDGSTPRPGEAVAPDERLSWGRTVGLGAQHVVAMFGATFVFPVLMGLDPNLAIMVSGVATILFLLIVQGKIPSYLGSSASFVGVVAVIRAGGGDSSAVTGALLVCALVLSVVGLVIHFVGAQVVHRLLPPAVSGAVVMLIGFNLAPVVASTYWPQDQWIALITMLLVLGCSALLRGFWSRIAVFIGLVVGYALSWLFDLGFGPITAPDASGEVGTHPRLDLSAVADAPWFGLPTLHAPTFDFAAVIVVLPVVIALIAENAGHVKAVEEMTGAKLDGSMGRAIFADGFASTLSTAVGGPPTTTYAENIGVMAATRVYSTAAYWVAAVVAILFGLCPKFGAVIAATPGGVLGGITVVLYGMIGLLGAKIWVENKVDFGNPVNLLPLAAGLVMGIGGVSLEITPQFSLNGIALGTLVTLLGYHLLRLLVPGQRDHSAV, encoded by the coding sequence ATGCGGCAGGGACTCGGCGCCAAGCTCGGCATCGGCTGGCGGCTGCACGGAGACGGCAGCACGCCACGCCCCGGTGAGGCGGTGGCCCCGGACGAGCGGTTGTCCTGGGGGCGCACCGTCGGGCTCGGCGCCCAGCACGTGGTCGCGATGTTCGGCGCGACGTTCGTGTTCCCGGTGCTGATGGGTCTGGACCCCAACCTGGCCATCATGGTCTCCGGGGTGGCCACGATCCTGTTCCTGCTGATCGTGCAGGGCAAGATCCCCAGCTACCTGGGCAGCAGCGCCTCCTTCGTGGGCGTGGTGGCGGTGATCCGCGCCGGGGGCGGGGACAGCTCGGCGGTCACCGGCGCGCTGCTGGTGTGCGCCCTGGTGCTCTCGGTCGTCGGACTGGTGATCCACTTCGTCGGCGCGCAGGTGGTGCACCGGCTGCTGCCGCCCGCCGTCTCCGGTGCCGTGGTGATGCTGATCGGCTTCAACCTCGCCCCGGTGGTGGCCTCCACCTACTGGCCGCAGGACCAGTGGATCGCGCTGATCACCATGCTGTTGGTGCTCGGGTGCAGCGCGCTGCTGCGCGGGTTCTGGTCGCGCATCGCGGTGTTCATCGGCCTGGTCGTCGGCTACGCCCTGTCCTGGCTGTTCGACCTGGGCTTCGGCCCGATCACCGCGCCGGACGCGAGCGGGGAGGTCGGCACGCACCCGCGGCTCGACCTCAGCGCCGTCGCCGACGCGCCCTGGTTCGGGCTGCCGACGCTGCACGCGCCGACCTTCGACTTCGCGGCCGTCATCGTCGTGCTGCCCGTGGTGATCGCGCTGATCGCCGAGAACGCCGGGCACGTCAAGGCGGTCGAGGAGATGACCGGGGCGAAGCTGGACGGCAGCATGGGCCGCGCGATCTTCGCCGACGGCTTCGCCAGCACCCTGTCCACCGCCGTCGGCGGCCCGCCGACCACCACCTACGCGGAGAACATCGGGGTCATGGCGGCCACCCGCGTCTACTCCACCGCGGCCTACTGGGTGGCGGCGGTGGTGGCGATCCTGTTCGGGCTGTGCCCCAAGTTCGGCGCGGTGATCGCGGCGACCCCGGGCGGTGTGCTCGGCGGCATCACGGTCGTGCTCTACGGCATGATCGGCCTGCTGGGCGCGAAGATCTGGGTGGAGAACAAGGTCGACTTCGGCAACCCGGTCAACCTGCTGCCGCTGGCCGCCGGCCTGGTGATGGGCATCGGGGGAGTGTCGCTGGAGATCACCCCGCAGTTCAGCCTCAACGGCATCGCGCTGGGCACCCTGGTGACGCTGCTCGGCTACCACCTGCTGCGCCTGCTGGTGCCGGGCCAGCGCGATCACTCCGCGGTGTAG